A DNA window from Longimicrobium sp. contains the following coding sequences:
- a CDS encoding arsinothricin resistance N-acetyltransferase ArsN1 family A, translating into MESVTVRPAEPRDVAAITAIFNEGIRGRGATFETRERDEAEVGPWLGNPRHPVLVAVRDGQVLGWIAASAYRPRECYAGIAEFSVYVAGVAQGQRVGDRLMEAFLPACAAAGLWKVLSRIFPENAASLRLCARHGFRVVGTYERHGRLDGVWRDVVIVERLLTP; encoded by the coding sequence ATGGAATCGGTCACCGTGCGCCCGGCCGAGCCGCGCGACGTGGCGGCGATCACCGCCATCTTCAACGAAGGGATTCGCGGCCGCGGCGCCACCTTCGAAACGCGGGAACGCGACGAGGCGGAGGTCGGGCCCTGGCTCGGCAATCCGCGCCACCCCGTCCTCGTCGCCGTGCGTGACGGACAGGTGCTGGGTTGGATCGCCGCCTCCGCGTACCGTCCGCGCGAGTGCTACGCCGGAATCGCGGAGTTCTCGGTGTACGTGGCGGGCGTTGCACAGGGCCAGCGCGTGGGCGACCGGCTGATGGAGGCGTTTCTCCCCGCCTGCGCGGCGGCCGGACTGTGGAAGGTGCTCTCGCGCATCTTTCCCGAGAATGCGGCCTCGCTCCGCCTCTGCGCGCGCCACGGCTTCCGCGTGGTGGGCACCTACGAGCGGCACGGGCGCCTCGACGGCGTCTGGCGCGACGTGGTGATCGTCGAGC